A single Musa acuminata AAA Group cultivar baxijiao chromosome BXJ2-1, Cavendish_Baxijiao_AAA, whole genome shotgun sequence DNA region contains:
- the LOC135598597 gene encoding uncharacterized protein LOC135598597, whose translation MSSSMAPLLLALLLAFVARGHADLYGNPTPPAQPPSRVAGKKFPPDEFICNSPNSDCFGANITCPDQCPSFRPANPNEKACFIDCNNPTCEAVCGTRKPDCNLPGSGCKDPRFVGGDGIVFYFRGKANQHFTLVSDAGFQINARFIGLRPAGRRHDYTWIQSLGILFGKHTVTVSATPAAAWDRSADHLSFTFDGEPFDLGIGHLSSWSSPAAGDLLVERTASVNSVIVVLPGSFEIRATVVPVTKEDDRIHKYNVPADDCFAHLDVQFKFFGLSERVEGVLGQTYQPNFQNPVKRGVPMPIMGGEDRYFTSSLLATDCKRCIFSPEVPVASEVVDASAASFDCTSKMSHGYGIVCRR comes from the exons ATGAGCAGCTCAATGGCTCCTCTCCTCCTCGCTCTGCTGTTGGCTTTCGTGGCTAGAGGCCACGCCGACCTATACGGCAACCCCACGCCGCCGGCTCAACCGCCGTCGAGAGTGGCCGGAAAGAAGTTCCCCCCGGACGAGTTCATCTGCAACAGCCCCAACAGCGACTGCTTCGGCGCCAACATCACCTGCCCCGATCAGTGCCCGTCCTTCCGGCCGGCCAACCCCAATGAGAAGGCTTGCTTCATCGACTGCAACAATCCCACCTGCGAGGCTGTCTGTGGAA CCAGGAAGCCGGACTGCAACCTGCCTGGTTCAGGGTGCAAGGACCCGAGGTTCGTCGGCGGCGATGGCATCGTGTTCTACTTCCGCGGCAAGGCGAACCAGCACTTCACGCTCGTCTCCGACGCCGGCTTCCAAATCAATGCCCGCTTCATCGGCCTCCGCCCCGCCGGCCGCCGACACGACTACACGTGGATCCAGTCCCTCGGCATCCTCTTCGGCAAGCACACCGTCACCGTCTCCGCCACCCCCGCTGCCGCCTGGGACCGCAGCGCCGACCACCTCTCCTTCACCTTCGACGGCGAGCCCTTCGACCTCGGCATCGGCCACCTCTCCTCCTGGTCCTCGCCTGCCGCGGGCGACCTCCTCGTGGAGCGCACCGCCTCCGTCAACAGCGTGATCGTGGTCCTCCCCGGGTCGTTCGAGATCAGGGCGACGGTCGTCCCCGTGACAAAAGAGGACGACAGGATCCACAAGTACAACGTTCCCGCCGACGACTGCTTCGCCCACTTGGACGTGCAGTTCAAGTTCTTTGGGCTGTCGGAGCGGGTGGAGGGCGTGCTGGGGCAGACTTACCAGCCCAACTTCCAGAATCCGGTGAAGAGGGGGGTGCCGATGCCGATCATGGGCGGCGAGGACCGCTACTTCACCTCCTCTCTGCTGGCCACCGACTGCAAGCGCTGCATCTTCTCGCCGGAGGTGCCGGTGGCGTCTGAGGTGGTCGACGCTTCTGCTGCCTCCTTCGACTGCACCAGCAAGATGAGCCATGGATATGGGATAGTCTGCAGGAGGTGA
- the LOC103982951 gene encoding pentatricopeptide repeat-containing protein At5g38730, producing MGGISHGRNEAAFIQGVCAIVSKGNWCTLWLPRVSDRFTTSNVHQILLQLSADTALSWNFFKWAQSIPHYHHSLPTNFTMVHLLTRSRRFQEARNLLQKFAFKGFLSSPTVLSALLSDHGDQDSNSQILSWLVFIYSRSNKTHDAIQILELMKSRGLRLDPHACSALLSALAKARLTATAWNVYDDILRMGVVANVHILNVMIHVCFKSGDTEKAEKLVSEMDGKVVRPDLFTYNTLISLYCKKGMHYEALAVQERMEKEGIHPDIVTYNSLIYGFCKDGRMREASRLFKEIKGAAPNQVTYTTLIDGYCRVNDLDEGLRLREEMEAKGMYPGVATYNAIIRKLCEEGKMRAVNDLLNEMDDRRVQPDNVTCNTLINAYCKRGNMDFAWKLRNKMLESGQVLDQFTYKALIHGFCKVQELDEAKEVLLDMLDAGFAPNYSTYSWLVDSYCSLNNVEAVLSIPDEIAHRGLSVDKSLYRALIRRLCKRGLVDFAQKAFNKMLEKGLLGDSLVYASLAYAYLSTGKRIAACEILNEMVKKQLIITAKIYKSLCASLANDSGILDLLWSHAIERGLIARNVYKLMQEAKLNSQNDTLNMSSPF from the exons ATGGGCGGCATTTCGCACGGAAGGAACGAGGCGGCATTCATTCAAGGTGTTTGCGCAATTGTCTCAAAGGGGAATTGGTGTACCCTGTGGCTCCCCCGTGTCAGCGATCGCTTCACCACCTCCAATGTGCACCAGATCCTGCTTCAGCTGTCCGCCGACACCGCCCTCTCCTGGAATTTCTTCAAGTGGGCGCAGTCTATTCCCCACTACCACCATTCCCTCCCAACCAACTTCACCATGGTACACCTCCTCACCAGGAGCAGGCGATTCCAAGAAGCGCGGAACTTGCTCCAGAAGTTCGCGTTTAAGGGGTTCCTCTCGTCGCCGACGGTGTTGAGTGCGTTGCTGAGCGATCATGGCGATCAAGACTCGAATTCGCAGATCCTGAGTTGGCTGGTGTTCATCTACTCCCGGTCGAACAAGACGCATGATGCAATCCAGATACTTGAGCTGATGAAATCTCGTGGACTGAGGCTTGATCCACATGCTTGCAGTGCCCTCTTGAGCGCGCTAGCCAAGGCAAGACTGACAGCCACAGCTTGGAATGTATACGACGACATCCTCCGCATGGGGGTTGTTGCCAATGTCCACATTCTCAATGTCATGATCCATGTTTGTTTCAAGTCGGGTGACACTGAGAAGGCTGAGAAGTTGGTCAGTGAGATGGATGGGAAGGTGGTACGTCCTGATTTGTTCACCTATAACACCTTGATCTCATTATATTGCAAGAAGGGCATGCACTATGAGGCTTTGGCTGTTCAGGAGAGAATGGAGAAGGAAGGAATTCATCCCGATATTGTAACttataattctcttatctatggaTTCTGTAAAGACGGTAGAATGAGGGAAGCCTCGAGGCTTTTTAAGGAAATCAAAGGTGCAGCTCCAAACCAAGTGACCTACACTACTCTTATTGATGGCTACTGCAGAGTTAATGACCTCGACGAAGGGCTTAGATTGCGTGAAGAGATGGAGGCAAAAGGAATGTATCCTGGGGTGGCTACATATAATGCAATCATCCGTAAGCTATGTGAAGAAGGCAAAATGAGGGCTGTTAATGATCTCCTGAATGAGATGGATGATCGAAGGGTTCAACCTGATAATGTCACGTGCAACACCTTGATTAATGCATATTGCAAGAGAGGAAATATGGATTTTGCATGGAAGCTTAGGAACAAGATGTTGGAATCAGGGCAAGTGCTAGACCAGTTTACATACAAGGCCCTAATACATGGATTCTGCAAGGTTCAGGAACTAGACGAGGCTAAGGAAGTCCTCCTAGACATGCTGGATGCAG GTTTTGCACCAAACTACAGTACTTACTCATGGCTTGTAGATAGTTACTGCAGCCTGAACAATGTGGAGGCCGTGCTAAGCATCCCAGATGAGATAGCACATAGAGGTCTTTCTGTGGATAAGTCGTTATATAGAGCTCTAATAAGAAGACTATGCAAACGAGGTTTAGTTGATTTTGCACAGAAGGCATTCAACAAAATGCTAGAAAAAGGTTTATTAGGTGATAGTCTTGTGTATGCTAGTCTTGCATATGCTTACTTGAGCACAGGAAAGCGGATCGCAGCTTGTGAGATACTAAATGAAATGGTTAAGAAGCAATTGATAATAACAGCTAAAATTTACAAGTCACTCTGTGCTTCACTTGCAAATGATAGTGGCATTCTAGATTTACTCTGGAGCCATGCCATTGAGAGAGGTCTGATTGCTAGGAATGTCTACAAATTGATGCAAGAAGCCAAGCTAAACTCTCAGAATGATACTTTGAATATGTCAAGTCCATTTTGA
- the LOC135598038 gene encoding NDR1/HIN1-like protein 6 encodes MAEPHRIHPAAVDVESPLPSPSQAAKSGENDQQQPKSSRTRRRRSRCCRCLCCTVLTLVVLIIAIGATVGILYLVFRPKIPKYSVDRLTLSNFTVDDDTTISATFNLTVTARNPNKRIGIYYGHGSHLSAWYNGTRLCTGAFPVFYQGHRNTTVVSLLLAGETQLGSGLLQELQQQQQQTGTVLLDFRGSVPVRVKLGRLKLPKVSFKVRCNIVVNSLSSSNSISLRSSHCKFKLKL; translated from the coding sequence ATGGCTGAGCCCCACAGAATCCACCCGGCTGCGGTGGACGTCGAATCTCCACTTCCGTCGCCGTCGCAAGCCGCAAAGAGCGGTGAGAACGACCAACAGCAGCCAAAGAGttcgaggacgaggaggaggaggagccgctGCTGCAGGTGCCTGTGCTGCACGGTCCTCACCCTTGTCGTCCTCATCATAGCCATTGGCGCCACTGTCGGCATCCTGTACCTCGTCTTCCGCCCCAAGATCCCCAAGTACTCCGTCGACCGTCTCACCCTCTCCAACTTCACCGTCGACGACGACACGACCATCAGCGCCACCTTCAACTTGACGGTCACCGCGAGGAACCCCAACAAGCGGATCGGCATCTACTACGGGCACGGCAGCCACCTGAGTGCGTGGTACAACGGCACCAGGCTGTGTACCGGAGCCTTCCCCGTGTTCTACCAGGGCCACCGGAACACGACGGTGGTGAGCCTGTTGCTCGCGGGGGAGACGCAGCTGGGTAGCGGGCTGCTGCAggagctgcagcagcagcagcagcagacggGGACGGTACTGCTGGACTTCAGGGGAAGTGTGCCGGTGAGGGTGAAGCTAGGGAGGCTGAAGCTTCCGAAGGTGAGCTTCAAGGTGAGGTGCAACATCGTGGTGAACAGCTTGAGTAGCAGCAACAGCATCAGCCTCAGATCAAGCCACTGCAAGTTCAAGTTGAAGCTCTGA